Within Bacteroidota bacterium, the genomic segment GTTGTGGTGGATTAAATCTAAAAGATTTGCCAACGATGCGTTCGTACAGGCGTTAGCAGAGTCGTTAAATCACCCACATGGACTTAACAATACTGCTCAAACGCACCAATCAAATTATTGGCAATCATTTCAGCACTTCTTCCTTCTATATGGTGACGCTCAATAAAATGCACCAACTCACCATCTTTGAACAAGGCAATAGCTGGTGATGAAGGAGGATAAGGCAAGGTATATTCCCTAGCTTTGTTTACAGCATCGCCTTCCATTCCTGCAAATACGGTTAGTAATTTATTGGGCAAATGTTTGCCGTTTTCTACGGCAAGTCTCACTCCCGGGCGGGCAGTGCCTGCGGCACATCCGCATACGGAGTTTATCATAAGCAGGGCAGTGCCCTTGTTGTCTTCTAACTGAGTTATTACCTCTTCAGGAGTTTTAAGTTCAGTAAAACCTACTTGGGTTAATTCAGCACGCATAGGTGCTACGAGCATTTCTGGATACATTTTTTTTTTTTAATAATTATTATTTTTCTTCATACCATTTGGAAAGTTTAAAACTTTCCAAATGGTATTGTGTTATTGAAACAGTTTTATTTCAAATTTGTTTTATGTTTTTATCTATATACTGATTTCCCGGTGCAAGCACTTGGATTGGGTATTTTAATAAGTGATGAAATAGTGGGTGCAATGTCTATCATATTTACATGCTCAGTGGTTTGCCCATGTTTGATGCCCCAACCCATTAGTACAAAAGGAATATGGGTATCATAATCGTATGGCGAACCGTGTGTGGTTCCTGTCTTTCTGGGCATTTCCATCCATCCGGGTTTTAGGTTTATTATAATATCACCGCAACGTTCGAATCTATATCCTTTTTGTATTAAACTCATGGGGGCATTGCTGGTATAAGGTTCACTCATCATACTGCCTGTATATACTTTATCAACGCCTTCCATATTTTGCAAACGATCCATAAAAGGGTACATCGCAGGTGGCAAGGGGGCATTTTTGCTTAAAGTATTATCGTTAATTGTGAGATATATTTGTTGGTTTTCATAATAAAAATCCCATTTTTCAAATTCGTTATTCATATAACCCAAATAGGTTCTCAAAGTATCCATCATAGCACGGTCGTTAAACAAACCTGCGGGCATATTTCTGTCTTTCATATATTGCACATTATGTGCGGCACCATGGTCGGCAGTAAGGAAAACGAGATAGTTTCCTTTGCCTACTTGTGCATCGAGCTTATTCAAAATCTCTTCTATATCTCTGTCCAATCTTATATAAGTATCTTCCAATTCTATACTCATAGTTCCATAGTGGTGACCCACATAATCGGTACTGCTAAAACTAATGGACAAAAAATCAGCAATACTATCGGTTCCTAAATTTTCATTTTTCAAGGCTGCCAAAGCAAACTCTTTTAGGAGCGTATTTCCATACGGGGTTGTAAGCAAAGTACCATAGCCATCTTTCCGTATCAAGCCCAGTTTATGCGGAAACACAGGCTTTTCTTCTTTCTTGCTTAAAGGTGCTTCATATACAACATCGTCGGCAGTGCTTTCAGTATAAGTATTGATGGGGAAATAAGTATCCCACACTTTATTAATCAATGTTTCGGGCAAGTTTTGATTATTAAAATTCGTCACCCATTCAGGCAATGACCATGTATAATAAGTGCTGGTAATAAACGCTCCATTTTCGTTATCGAACCAATAAGCACCATTAGGTTGATGACCACCCGGCAATATACTGCCGCGGTCTTTGATGCATACTGCAACCACCTTACCTTGCTTGTTGGTAGCCATTCTCAGCTCGTCGGTCATAGTAGTACTATATAAATTAACGGGACTCATTTTCCCCGCTTTTTTATTGATGCTGCCCAGCGTAGTTACATTGCTATCGGCTACACAATACATGGTATCATTGAGGCTACGCTCATACCAATCGTTGGCCACAATACCATTAATACTGGGCGTGGTACCTGTATATATACAAGCATGCCCAGGGGCCGTGAAAGTGGGCGTATAATTTATATGACATTGCTCGAATGAATAACCCATATTGAGTAATCTCTTGAAACCACCCTTTCCATATTTATTTTGAAAACGATACAAATAATCGTACCGCATTTGATCTACCACAATGCCTACAACCAACTTTGGTCTTTGCTGTGCAAAGGCTTGCCCTACAATCAAGAGAGCAAAAAAGAGATAAATATTTTTTTTCATTGTTAGATGCAAAGGTAGGAAATGAATGAGAATGATTGGTGAAATTAAAAATTGTTAAAATTATATAACCAGCCTAACACCGATAGGCACTTGCATGGCATCATAAGTTGATGTTCCCAACTCAGGGATTTTAATCATTTCGAGACTGGGCCTCAACTCAAAATATAAATGCGTCATTGCCTTTGATTCATTATATTTTCCAAGTCTTACATCTAATCCTAAGGGTATATATACCGCCGAGCTAAAAGTGTTTTTATTCTTAAATACTTCCTCCTTATAGGAATAATATCCATTAATCCCATTATAATAATATACTGCTGCCCGATTTGACTGTTTTATACTATACACCGAGGTTCTAATTGTTGTATACGAATTAATTGAAACACCTAACGCAAAACCGAACCCTGTATAAAAACTAAATCGTCTTTTAGTATCCGTGCGAAATATATAAGACCCATTTATTCGTATCTGCGAATTTTTATAATTTAAGTTATGGCTAGTTCGTGTAACAGAATCGATATATAATACGCCAATACTTGATGAACTAAGCGTATCAACTCTTTGAGAACGCTCTTTGCTCCCATTCATAGCTTTTGTAAATGCTCCAAAACTACTAAAACCTATTCTAAATTCCTGGTTTTCCTTATATGCTGTTTTGCTTTTATTTCTAATTCTAGTTGAAATAAATGCTTCGAAAGACCCTCCGGGATTAGTAAAATAAGCACTATTATATAATTCTGATTGGTTAATGTTTTTCAATATATTTGATTGGGTGCAAGTTTTTCAAATTCACTTGCTGAAGTTAAAGAAGGTGATAAAGGTTTAACTCCAAATTGCACATATACACTACTCAGCTTTACCTTTTTTATCTTGTTTTGATTCGGAGCTTGGGCATTGAGTAATGCTGAAGAAATCACGAAAAAAGTTAATAAATAGACTTTCATATTTTTATTTTTTTGTACCTGATGCTTGGGCAAAGATAATTGTTAATTTCAAATTCCTATAATTTTGTACATTTGCAAGTTGCAAGGCATAAAATTTGCAAAATCGTTTTATATGAAATATACTCCTATTGTTCATTGGTCACTACGCATACTCGTCGCGACCCTCTTTATTTTCTCGGCCATCACCAAATTATTTCCTATTGAAGCTTTTGAAAAACAATTGGTCGATTTAGGTTTTGTCAATTGGTGCAATGCCCCCATATTAGCTAGGAGTATTATATCTTTTGAACTCTTTTTGGGACTAGCATTTCTGCAAAATCACTTTTTTAAGAAATTTATTATACCCACTACTGCGGGCATGCTATTGGTTTTTATTATCCATCTTTCGTGGCAAATTGCAATTGCAGGCAATAGCGGAAACTGCGGATGCATGGGCCAAATGATTCCTATGACCCCTTTAGAAGCCATCATCAAAAACATCATCACACTGATATTAATTGTTATTTTATATATTAAAACACCTGCCAAAAACGACAGTAAACATCGTTATCCATTTATTATAATGATTGTGGCTGCTGCTCCTATATTTTTAAGTTATCCTGCCCACTGTTGCTGTGATGTAAATCTGCTCACACCAACTGCTATTCAATTGGAAGATGAAAAACCAACAGATTCAACAAATAAAGATGTTAAAGAAATAAAGCATGATACTTTAGTAAAAAAATTTAAAGAGGATACTATTATAAAACATGATGAGCCCAAGTTAAAAAGAGTAGCGTCTGATTTCTCTGAATTTACAATGTTTAGTGGTAAAAAAGTAAACATTAATTCGGGCAAAAAAATAGTTTGCGTATTCAATACCTCCTGCGACCATTGCATGGGTATTGCAAAAAAAATGACTGCTATTGCAAGTAAAACAAATATGCCACCCATATATATATTATTTTGGAGCGAACTTGATGCAAAAGGCGAAGACCTAAATAAAGAAGTTGCAGCATTTTTTAAATTTAGCGGCAGTTCGCATCCTTATACTATGATAGGTGCTGCTGAATTCTTCCCCAAACTAGGCAAACATAGCAGTCCGCCCCGCATTGCCGTGTTAAACGAAGGCAATATGATGGGCGATTTTGGTGAAGAAAATTTTAGTGAGGCGGCGTTTTTGAAGGCGGTGAAATGAAATTATTACCCAATAGATCTCTACAAATTTGCTCTCAAAAAAAATGCTTCACCTATTATATTCGAAAGGGCAAAAGCATTAAGAAAAACCATCACCGAAGCTGAGAAAATTCTTTGGCAAAAAATTAGGAACAAACAAATATTAGGATTGAAATTTCGCAGACAACATGCAATTAATATTTATATATTAGATTTTTACTGCCACGAAAAATCTTTAGGAATTGAAGTTGATGGACGCTATTATAACAATAAAGATATAATCGAGAAGGATTAAAATAGAACTATGGAATTAGAAAAACTTGGACTCAAGATTATTCGCTTCACTAACGAAGAAGTGATAGAAAATACAAATAAGGTTTTGGAGAGAATTAGGGAGGTTTGTTTGTAGCATTTCACCACCACCCCCCCCTGTCCTTCGCCTTGAGGCGAAGGATGGTAATGTTCGGGGAATACTATCACTTTTGCATCATTCATACTATTAAACAAAACCGAGGAATACATCAACAATCTTAGTATTCCCCGAAAAGTATCGTCTCACTCCCTGAGCAGTGTGATATGAGAGCGAGGTGATACCACGATTGCTATAATATTCCTAATACTCATCAAGGAGAAGTGCAGGAGGTTAAGGTGACAACCGTGCGAGCATAATAGCTTATCTTTGCGGCGAATTTTATGAAGAATATCCGAAATTTTTGCATCATTGCACATATTGACCACGGCAAGAGTACCCTTGCCGACCGCTTGCTCGAATTTACCAAAACCGTTTTGAAACGCGACATGCAGGCCCAGTTGCTCGACGATATGGACATTGAGCGTGAGCGTGGCATTACTATTAAGAGTCATGCCATACAAATGGATTATATTTTCGAAGGCGAAAAATATGTACTGAATTTAATCGACACCCCAGGCCACGTAGATTTTAGTTATGAAGTGAGTCGCTCCATTGCTGCCTGCGAAGGTGCCTTGCTAATTGTTGATGCAGCACAGGGAATCCAAGCTCAAACTATTTCAAATTTATATTTGGCGTTGGAAAATGATTTGGAAATTATTCCTGTCCTCAATAAAATAGATTTGCCGGGTGCCATGATAGAAGATGTAACCGAGCAAATAGTTGACCTCCTGGGCGTAGACCCTGATACTATAATACATGCAAGTGGAAAAACAGGAATTGGAATTGAGGAAATACTGTCAGCAATTATTAAACGTGTAAAAGCTCCCGGAGGTGATGTGAAAAAACCTTTGAAAGCTTTGATATTTGATTCAGTTTTTAATTCATTCCGAGGTATCATAGCATACTTTAAAGTTACCGATGGCTCAATTAAAAAAGGCGATAGAGTTAAATTTATCGCAACAGGCAAAGAATATTTCGCAGATGAGATTGGTGTTTTGCGGTTAGAAAAAGAACCACGTCAAGAAATATTTGCAGGCGATGTGGGATATATTATATCAGGAATTAAAGAAGCCCGCGAAGTGAAAGTAGGGGATACGCTTACACAGGTAGACAACCCGTGTTTAGAAGGAATACAAGGTTTTGAAGATGTAAAACCCATGGTATTTGCAGGTATATATCCTATAGATACAGATGATTTTGAAGAGTTGCGTGAGGCGATGTATAAATTGCAATTGAATGATGCCTCGCTCACTTTCGAACCTGAGAGTTCAGCAGCTTTGGGCTTTGGTTTCCGTTGCGGATTTTTAGGAATGCTGCACATGGAAATTATACAAGAAAGACTGGAACGCGAATTTGGTATGACGGTAATTACCACAGTGCCAAACGTGAGTTATCATGCGTTCTTAACCAAGGGTGAAATGATTGTGGTAAATAATCCAAGTGACCTCCCTGATCCTAGCAGAATGCTTCATGTGGAAGAACCATTCATCAATGCACAAATAATTACAAAGTCCGATTTTGTTGGGGCAGTAATGACGCTTTGTATTAATAAACGCGGACTGATAAAAAATCAATCATACCTCACTACCGATCGAGTAGAAATGAACTTTGAAATGCCATTGGCCGAAGTGGTTTTTGACTTTTTCGACAAACTAAAAACCATTAGTAAAGGATATGCCAGCTTCGATTATAGTCCTATTGGTTACCGTGAAAGTGATATGGTGAAATTAGATATATTAATGAACAAAGAGGTGGTGGATGCTTTATCAGCAGTAATACATCGCGACCGTGCTTACGATTGGGGCAAAAGAATTTGCGAAAAACTAAAAGAACTAATTCCCATGCACCAATTCGAGATACCCATACAAGCAAGTATTGGTGCTAAAGTGATTGCCCGTGAAACCATAAAAGCCATGCGTAAAGATGTAACTGCAAAATGTTATGGTGGTGATATAAGTCGTAAACGCAAGCTGCTCGAAAAACAAAAAGAAGGAAAGAAAAGGATGAAAATGGTAGGCAGTGTTGAGATACCACAATCGGCATTTATGGCGGTGCTGAAGTTGGATTAATATATATTATTATACCGTATATTTGCAAATACCTATATATAATCATGGATTCTAAAAACAAAGCACGAAACGACGCATATAATAAACTTTCAGGTAATGAAAAGTTTAAGTTAATGATGCAGGTATTGGAAGTAAGTTATATATTTAATGGATGTAAACCCTTGAAAGAACCTCAAGGGAAAGGAGTTATATTTAATAAGCATTAATGGATATTTTCAGTAATGATGTATTTGCTTTCTTAAAAGCACTTTATATTCGTAAAGTAGAATACATACTCGTTGGAGGGTTTGCAGTAAACTATTATAGACATCCGAGAGCTACCGGTGATTTAGATTTATGGTTAAAAGACACAGAAGAGAATCGTAAAAAATTAATACAAGCATTTGGAGACGTAGGTGTAGAAAATTTAGAATCTTTGATGATAATGCCGCTATTGGCTGGATATTCTGAAATTATGCTTAACAATGGTTTTTATATATACCTGATGGCTGATTTAAAATCAATAAAGCAAGAGCAATTTGATGAATGCTTATCCTCGGCAAGCAATTTCAATTTAGAAGATATTATAATTAAAGTATTACATAAAAACACTTTAATTGAAGAGAAAAAATTATTAGGTCGATCTAAAGATTTAGATGATGTTGAAAACCTATAATATATAGTTTTTATGGCACAACAAAAGAACAACCCGCTTCATGGAATAACACTACAAACTATATTAGAATATTTAGTTGAAACTTATGGTTGGGAAGAACTTGCAGTCCGTGTAAGTATCAATAGCTTTATTAAAAATCCTAGCATCAATTCCAGTTTAAAATTCCTTCGCACCACGCCTTGGGCCAGACAAAAAGTAGAAGATTTTTATTTGTATACTTTACGTGAAGCACGAAGGACTAAGGATAAAAAGAGTAAGGAGTAAGGGGGCATTGCAAGAGGAACTAGGAGTAAGGATGCTGACTCCTGCTGCCGTATGGCCCTTATTCCTTACTCCTTATCCCTACAATCTTTTTTGCCATCTCCAAAACTTCCTTATGATGCGAAACCAATATCATAGTCAATTGCTCGGTTTCGTTTAATTCTTTCAGATAATCTAATATATCTTTTTCGGTTTCCTTGTCCAAAGCATTGGTGGCTTCGTCCAATAATAATATATGCGGTTTATTATATAATGCTCTTGCCAAGGATAATCTTTGCTTCTGTCCGCCGCTTAGCCTGTTTCCCATCTCCCCAGCTTTCATATTAGCTCGCTTGCTTAATTCATTACTCAAATCTTGCAGTTTTAACAGGTCAATTAATTTGCTCGCCCGCAGCATTTCTGCATCATTGGGTTGGTGACTAAGCGTGATATTTTCAATCAGTGAACCATTATATACAAACGTATCTTGCTTGGCTATTGCAATAGTTTGATATAATAATCCATCCTTATATATATCTTCATTGTTATTATACAATATTTTGCCAGCTGTCGGTTTATATATTCCTGCTATTACTTGCAACAGGGTAGATTTACCGCAACCAGATGGCCCTGTAATTCCTATTATATCACCTTTGTTTATTTGTAAATTAAAACTATTGATTACCTCAGTATCCGATTCATTATATATAAAAGATACGTTTTGCAATTCTATAGTTTCAAACGATTCAATATTGGCGTGGTTGTTTTTCTCTATCGTCCTATAAGGCAATAACTCTTCAATAGTGTAATGGTAATTTTTTAATTTGAGCAATGAAGAAGATATGCGATTAATGGATGGTATTAACCTAAAAGCCGCAGCAGTAAACAACCCCAAATGATATAATAAACGATTGGTGCCAAAACCTGCTAACATAGATGATATAATAATCAAAACCAAGCCCATCAATGCAGCAATTTCAACGATACGATGTGGGACGGATGAATACGTAAATAAAGCTGCGTCATTCGTATTTACTTTTTCTTGATTTTGAAAATAGTTTTTGAAAAAGAATTTTTCTTTGCCTAATAAGGCTGCTTCTTGCCAACCCGAAAAAGCTTCACTCAATTTATCATACGCATTGGTTGAAGCCTCGTTTCTCTCCGTGCCCATGAGGTGCATACGGTTTTTAAGCATTCGATAAATCAAGTACATCACAGGCCCTAAAGTGAAACCAATAAGCAAAAATAAATACGGTTTGAATAAGGCCAATGCTATTATAATAATACACATCAATAGTAACTCACTAATCAATATACCATAAGGCAATAAAATACCACTGGCAAATGCGGAGGGCACAAACATGATTCGGGTAATCAATTTTGCCGTTTCATGCTGTTTAAGTTGTTGAAAATTGTGACTATAATAATGTCCAAACATCCTCTCACTCAACTTCCCTGCAATTTGATGGGCAAGCTTGGCTTGCTTATTATTGATAATAATGCCCAATATGTTTTTTGCCATAAATAATATAAGAAGTACCACCACCAAAATTAATATAAATGATTGTTGGTTTTGTAGGGCAAGCCAATTATATAAACGCCCCCAATAATGATGAAGAGCTATATTCTCGCCCGAAGCTAAAACAGATAAGAGGGGAACCACAAATGCGAGAACTGTGGCATCTAAAAATATTCCAAAAATTACGAGCCTATTAACACGGTTATACTCAGCAAATTCTTGCGGGCTCAATATCTGCCCGATATATTGTCTTACTTTTCTGAAATA encodes:
- a CDS encoding BrxA/BrxB family bacilliredoxin, with translation MYPEMLVAPMRAELTQVGFTELKTPEEVITQLEDNKGTALLMINSVCGCAAGTARPGVRLAVENGKHLPNKLLTVFAGMEGDAVNKAREYTLPYPPSSPAIALFKDGELVHFIERHHIEGRSAEMIANNLIGAFEQYC
- the pafA gene encoding alkaline phosphatase PafA, encoding MKKNIYLFFALLIVGQAFAQQRPKLVVGIVVDQMRYDYLYRFQNKYGKGGFKRLLNMGYSFEQCHINYTPTFTAPGHACIYTGTTPSINGIVANDWYERSLNDTMYCVADSNVTTLGSINKKAGKMSPVNLYSTTMTDELRMATNKQGKVVAVCIKDRGSILPGGHQPNGAYWFDNENGAFITSTYYTWSLPEWVTNFNNQNLPETLINKVWDTYFPINTYTESTADDVVYEAPLSKKEEKPVFPHKLGLIRKDGYGTLLTTPYGNTLLKEFALAALKNENLGTDSIADFLSISFSSTDYVGHHYGTMSIELEDTYIRLDRDIEEILNKLDAQVGKGNYLVFLTADHGAAHNVQYMKDRNMPAGLFNDRAMMDTLRTYLGYMNNEFEKWDFYYENQQIYLTINDNTLSKNAPLPPAMYPFMDRLQNMEGVDKVYTGSMMSEPYTSNAPMSLIQKGYRFERCGDIIINLKPGWMEMPRKTGTTHGSPYDYDTHIPFVLMGWGIKHGQTTEHVNMIDIAPTISSLIKIPNPSACTGKSVYR
- a CDS encoding DoxX family protein is translated as MKYTPIVHWSLRILVATLFIFSAITKLFPIEAFEKQLVDLGFVNWCNAPILARSIISFELFLGLAFLQNHFFKKFIIPTTAGMLLVFIIHLSWQIAIAGNSGNCGCMGQMIPMTPLEAIIKNIITLILIVILYIKTPAKNDSKHRYPFIIMIVAAAPIFLSYPAHCCCDVNLLTPTAIQLEDEKPTDSTNKDVKEIKHDTLVKKFKEDTIIKHDEPKLKRVASDFSEFTMFSGKKVNINSGKKIVCVFNTSCDHCMGIAKKMTAIASKTNMPPIYILFWSELDAKGEDLNKEVAAFFKFSGSSHPYTMIGAAEFFPKLGKHSSPPRIAVLNEGNMMGDFGEENFSEAAFLKAVK
- the lepA gene encoding translation elongation factor 4, with amino-acid sequence MKNIRNFCIIAHIDHGKSTLADRLLEFTKTVLKRDMQAQLLDDMDIERERGITIKSHAIQMDYIFEGEKYVLNLIDTPGHVDFSYEVSRSIAACEGALLIVDAAQGIQAQTISNLYLALENDLEIIPVLNKIDLPGAMIEDVTEQIVDLLGVDPDTIIHASGKTGIGIEEILSAIIKRVKAPGGDVKKPLKALIFDSVFNSFRGIIAYFKVTDGSIKKGDRVKFIATGKEYFADEIGVLRLEKEPRQEIFAGDVGYIISGIKEAREVKVGDTLTQVDNPCLEGIQGFEDVKPMVFAGIYPIDTDDFEELREAMYKLQLNDASLTFEPESSAALGFGFRCGFLGMLHMEIIQERLEREFGMTVITTVPNVSYHAFLTKGEMIVVNNPSDLPDPSRMLHVEEPFINAQIITKSDFVGAVMTLCINKRGLIKNQSYLTTDRVEMNFEMPLAEVVFDFFDKLKTISKGYASFDYSPIGYRESDMVKLDILMNKEVVDALSAVIHRDRAYDWGKRICEKLKELIPMHQFEIPIQASIGAKVIARETIKAMRKDVTAKCYGGDISRKRKLLEKQKEGKKRMKMVGSVEIPQSAFMAVLKLD
- a CDS encoding VF530 family protein; this encodes MAQQKNNPLHGITLQTILEYLVETYGWEELAVRVSINSFIKNPSINSSLKFLRTTPWARQKVEDFYLYTLREARRTKDKKSKE
- a CDS encoding ABC transporter ATP-binding protein, whose protein sequence is MSPQEFAEYNRVNRLVIFGIFLDATVLAFVVPLLSVLASGENIALHHYWGRLYNWLALQNQQSFILILVVVLLILFMAKNILGIIINNKQAKLAHQIAGKLSERMFGHYYSHNFQQLKQHETAKLITRIMFVPSAFASGILLPYGILISELLLMCIIIIALALFKPYLFLLIGFTLGPVMYLIYRMLKNRMHLMGTERNEASTNAYDKLSEAFSGWQEAALLGKEKFFFKNYFQNQEKVNTNDAALFTYSSVPHRIVEIAALMGLVLIIISSMLAGFGTNRLLYHLGLFTAAAFRLIPSINRISSSLLKLKNYHYTIEELLPYRTIEKNNHANIESFETIELQNVSFIYNESDTEVINSFNLQINKGDIIGITGPSGCGKSTLLQVIAGIYKPTAGKILYNNNEDIYKDGLLYQTIAIAKQDTFVYNGSLIENITLSHQPNDAEMLRASKLIDLLKLQDLSNELSKRANMKAGEMGNRLSGGQKQRLSLARALYNKPHILLLDEATNALDKETEKDILDYLKELNETEQLTMILVSHHKEVLEMAKKIVGIRSKE